Within the Gossypium raimondii isolate GPD5lz chromosome 12, ASM2569854v1, whole genome shotgun sequence genome, the region ttatactttcgtATTCGTTATGATATTGCCATGCATATCAACAATGTAATTAGTTTTCACATTCTTTACTATGactttgtgttttattttactcgaaataacaaaatttgtttttaaaaaaatggcatttcgtgtttagattcgagaagatcgtaccctaacttactgggtttcgattttcacgataaatctaaatgcacgaatcttttcaaactcaaattttaaatgatctcgggatttaaaaaaaaaatcacgtCCTAACTTATTGGTCGTGATCTCATTTTTAAGTCCGAGATGGCTAAAAtgtcttttaaataagtaaaattttggcattcattcgcgtatcgggaatctgagacattgtgtcctaacttactgggtatGATGcttttttctcgattaacatGAAACATGCCccttttctcaaaaattttcaacatttcaatacaatgatcgtattttttaaaattcttcaaagttttcaattttcgacattaagacattaactaatcaactatgtaccaattttgggcgttacgagggtgctaatccttcctcgtacgtaatcgactcccgaacctgtttttctgaatttcgtggaccaaaaccgttgttttaataaaatcaaatcgtttattaaaaacaatcactcttcgaggtgatccaatcacacctcataaaaaagattggtggcggctcccgtttttgttttcatttttctaaacccaagtcgacccctttttttttcatcaaaaaaatggtgtcaacatacGGGTTAAggtgttacaaaaaaaataagcaCACTTGTATTTTCTtcaacaaaaattgaaatataaattatgcatgaaaTATCCCAAGATAAGGTTTCACCACAGAACCTAGGTATAGTGTTCCATTGAATTCCAGAATTTCGCTTACGGAATTAAAAGTGAGCCCACCATTCCCGTCCAACTGCTTCAAAACCTTCCCATCTTGATCGTACTTTACCCCAATGGGATCAATGCTAAACCCAAGCCAATCAGTTTGAATGCTTTCTCTTCCCGTGTTTAGTGCAACCCAAAATTCTCCTTTCTCATTGCTTTTGATATTATCCGGGATTCTTGATAACTGCACTAACTGTTCTGGAACATAACCCCTTCCTCCGTCTTGCACCTTGAACTTCAATATTCTCATTTTAATCGATTCTGCAACTAGAAGGAACGAATGGTCTTTGCTTAAAGCTACTCCGTTAGGAAATGCTAACCCTTTGTACATCACACTTACTTCCTTGGTCCGAGGATCATATTTAAGTAGCCTTCCACTTCTGTCAAAAGTAATGGCAGAAAACAATATCTGCCTACAACAAATCCAAAATGCTGGTTACTTCTTTTTACTACTACCATAACATCATGGGAAGGAATTGAAGAAGagaaactaaaatgaaaatttaaattttaaaattaagtacctTCTTTGAAAAGTTCTACTACTATCAGTAAAATAAATCATCCCTGTATTAGGATCAATGTCTAAAGCATTTGTTAATTTGAATGGGATTCCATCCGCGGAAGTAGCAAGTTGTTGAGCTTTACCTCCATTCCTACCTACTACTAATAAACCGAAATAAGCATCAGCAATGTAAAGATCACatgttttagaattaaattttaaacccaaaGGTCTTCCACATGTTGGTTCAAATTCCGGATTTGTTGACCCATCACACACCTTCCTATCCCtaacaacacaaacaaaatATTAGTTAACAATTTTGAATATCCTTTTTTAGTAtctgtatttttatatatttacattttaaataaattatattggtCCCCATTAActgtaattctttttattatatattaaatataattaagtttctcaaaatattaaattttttgtaattttatttataacttaattgggttgtgtgataaaaataaatcacaaacatgttaattttattcctttaaatgttagtttctcatagaagctTATTGGTTGTTCCTTCTTTCTAAGAAACTAAAAGACAtttcatctttgttttttttaaattatgataataattaataatattaaattgttttcttataattaataaaattaaagatatgagattaacattatatataaaaggataatatcaatatattgataatttaatttataatgtataaatttatttattaataatattttcattaccaATATAATAATtgttatcacttaattaaattttagatccatattaaattacacttattttagattaattctTAATTAACGTTACAATTATATACCAATTAACGTTAATATTCAgtattataaatatatctattagcaagacattttcattcaaaataatatataaagaattgttggaaaaataacattctaacattatttaatagggtttgttttcataaaaaaagtatgattattattattattatttgattttaatagtttttacaTAATTGTGAATGTTGTTTACCATCATGTTGTGAAATATTATGTCAAagacaataaaatattaaagtaatgatTCTTTGTAGGTGAAATTTGTACtacaaatgattttatttaagttcttaatattttaccattgattattttccattttattttcattacttttaaaatattattttattctctcaactgtttttcaataaatttttgttataaattagaCCAATTCTCATTTaattatcacatatatttttaaaagtttgtaaaatatattatctaataaatttaaaaataaacacataaaattatgaattagtatttataaaaatattaagaaaatgtatAGTCTTGTAGTTGCACTTATCTTAGTGTTAATTAAGTATacatattctttttaaatttattttcaatttgttgggaaatatttattttaatatttttagtatttttgatgtattatatatattttaaataatataaaaaattaatacggacCGGGTCAGGTCGGGCtcgaattttaacatttttattcgggccaaatttggacaaaattttaagctcatttttTAGGCCAAACCGAACATAAGTCTAACAAGcaggcctaaaattttggttcaaCCTGTCCTGACCTAGTCACACGTTCCGCAACAGTTAATTGGTTGATTTCTATTTGGTAGAGTGGGTATATTACTTTATGGTGCTACAATATCcttttctttagtttccttCATAGATAAATATTTGTTACACTAGTATGagtctttaaaattattaattctcatttttttcatcCAATTTTTCTTGTGAAACAAAAGCACAAGCGTTTCTAACTAACTAATGGTTGGATGGCAATTATTGGAAaacagaatatatatatttggtatcatagaatatatattaaataaaaatttattaaaatattaaaattatattatacgCGTATGCATATGAAAACTATGTATTTAAATCACAAGtgtttttacaaaaaatcacaagtaaaatacaaaaataatgaaacataaaatttaataataacacGTATGCAATATgtacgaaattaaaataaaaatatttttagttgtgagtaaatgaaatttaaataactaaatacatcaaattaagaatattaaatgcatTCCAATTATTTTTCATGAGATTGTCATTTTCTTGAGTTAGTATCGAGTTGatttgtgacaccaactcaatcaacaatGTATCAATATAGACAAATATCATGGGTgaaataatttgtataataatattaaaatgcataaaaatatcaaaataaaattttgattggaataataataataaattctacGGATGTTAATGATACAGGttcaaatcttattttattattattttgaaatgaataatattttattattttaaaaaaacaaaagtatcATTGTAATAGTACCAACCGCGTATATATTGGTTGtcctataaatatttttagattactTTATATTGGCATAATTTTTGAtag harbors:
- the LOC105764432 gene encoding protein STRICTOSIDINE SYNTHASE-LIKE 10; translated protein: MFLLSIKFLIVAFFLSQNILQTCQQLPISKNFFQIQLTQATGPESIAFDCKNEGPYVGVSDGRILKWQGSNLGWKEFAITSPNRDRKVCDGSTNPEFEPTCGRPLGLKFNSKTCDLYIADAYFGLLVVGRNGGKAQQLATSADGIPFKLTNALDIDPNTGMIYFTDSSRTFQRRQILFSAITFDRSGRLLKYDPRTKEVSVMYKGLAFPNGVALSKDHSFLLVAESIKMRILKFKVQDGGRGYVPEQLVQLSRIPDNIKSNEKGEFWVALNTGRESIQTDWLGFSIDPIGVKYDQDGKVLKQLDGNGGLTFNSVSEILEFNGTLYLGSVVKPYLGIFHA